From one Erythrobacter sp. HKB08 genomic stretch:
- the clpS gene encoding ATP-dependent Clp protease adapter ClpS encodes MQHVPPHLILDDALPLAAGEGEGAGDDEGEGQVGIATKTRTKPKKPSQYKVLMLNDDYTPMEFVVMVLKRFFRMDLEQATRVMLHVHQKGVGVCGIFPYEVAETKVNQVMDFARQNQHPLQCTLEKA; translated from the coding sequence ATGCAGCATGTCCCGCCCCATCTGATCCTCGACGACGCCCTGCCGCTCGCGGCCGGCGAAGGCGAGGGTGCGGGCGACGACGAGGGCGAAGGCCAGGTCGGTATCGCGACCAAGACGCGGACCAAGCCCAAGAAGCCGAGCCAGTACAAGGTGCTGATGCTGAACGACGACTACACGCCGATGGAATTCGTCGTGATGGTCCTGAAGCGTTTCTTCCGCATGGATCTCGAGCAGGCGACCCGCGTCATGCTGCACGTCCACCAGAAGGGCGTCGGCGTCTGCGGCATTTTCCCCTACGAAGTTGCCGAGACCAAGGTGAACCAAGTGATGGACTTCGCCCGGCAGAACCAGCACCCGCTGCAGTGCACGCTCGAAAAGGCGTGA
- a CDS encoding phasin family protein: MATKPESKIDAAAEKAYAEAAAKKASAEKAEAKSDEVSIAKVAEAVEADKPVAKKAAPKKAAAKKAAPKKAAPAKKKTSTKTVAKKAAPKRKPAAKKAATAAKTPTKETIMTKAKTKTEDMTAQLKAGVATAQERAKAAYDKGSELAAEMGEFTKGNAEAVVESAKIYAAGVQEIAKAQIADAKTAAETVTADVKEMAAVKSPTEFVQLQGKLASRNFDAAVAQVSKTTEAWVKLANDSFAPLSSRFSLAMEKVRKAA, from the coding sequence ATGGCTACCAAGCCGGAAAGCAAGATCGACGCAGCAGCGGAAAAGGCATACGCCGAAGCCGCAGCGAAAAAGGCATCTGCCGAAAAGGCCGAGGCGAAGAGCGATGAAGTAAGCATCGCGAAGGTCGCCGAGGCTGTCGAGGCCGACAAGCCGGTCGCCAAGAAGGCAGCACCGAAGAAGGCCGCTGCGAAGAAGGCAGCGCCGAAGAAGGCTGCTCCTGCCAAGAAAAAGACTTCCACCAAGACCGTGGCGAAGAAGGCTGCGCCCAAGCGCAAGCCGGCTGCAAAGAAAGCCGCCACCGCCGCCAAGACTCCCACGAAGGAAACCATCATGACCAAAGCAAAGACCAAGACCGAAGACATGACCGCACAGCTCAAGGCTGGCGTCGCGACCGCTCAGGAACGCGCCAAGGCTGCCTACGACAAGGGTAGCGAACTCGCTGCCGAAATGGGTGAATTCACCAAGGGCAACGCCGAAGCAGTCGTCGAATCGGCCAAGATCTACGCCGCCGGCGTCCAGGAAATCGCCAAGGCCCAGATCGCCGACGCGAAGACCGCTGCCGAAACCGTGACCGCCGACGTCAAGGAAATGGCTGCCGTCAAGTCGCCGACCGAATTCGTCCAGCTGCAGGGCAAGCTCGCCAGCCGCAATTTCGACGCTGCTGTCGCTCAGGTCTCGAAGACCACCGAAGCATGGGTCAAGCTGGCCAACGACAGCTTCGCACCGCTTTCGAGCCGCTTCTCGCTGGCTATGGAAAAGGTTCGCAAGGCCGCCTGA
- a CDS encoding DUF427 domain-containing protein — protein sequence MGHPEPDPVGPGQESVWDYPRPAICEPTDRHIQIIHRGVTLVDTRKAWRTLETSHPPTYYIPPEDIAAEHLEPNARRSLCEWKGQARYWDVAIGDDRIEAAAWSYPDPTPAFRPIRDYLAFYPEPFEQCLVDGEQVTPQPGGFYGGWISRYEAGPFKGIPGSRFW from the coding sequence ATCGGCCATCCCGAACCCGATCCCGTCGGTCCCGGGCAGGAAAGCGTCTGGGACTATCCCCGCCCCGCCATTTGCGAGCCGACCGATCGGCACATCCAGATCATCCATCGCGGCGTGACGCTGGTCGATACGCGCAAGGCATGGCGCACGCTCGAGACGAGTCACCCGCCGACCTATTACATCCCGCCCGAAGATATCGCGGCCGAGCATCTCGAACCCAACGCGCGGCGCAGCCTGTGCGAATGGAAGGGGCAGGCGCGCTACTGGGACGTCGCGATCGGCGACGACCGTATCGAGGCGGCGGCATGGAGCTATCCCGATCCCACGCCCGCATTCCGCCCGATCCGCGATTACCTCGCCTTCTATCCGGAACCGTTCGAGCAGTGCCTCGTCGACGGCGAACAGGTCACGCCGCAGCCCGGCGGCTTCTACGGCGGATGGATTTCCCGCTACGAGGCGGGACCGTTCAAGGGCATCCCCGGCAGCCGCTTCTGGTAG
- the lptF gene encoding LPS export ABC transporter permease LptF: protein MFKFLPAIDRYILRLVILPMTAVFAIAASLLLLDKMLRLFDFVAVEGGPIGVVFKMLGALIPEYASLAIPLGLLLGILLAFRKLATTSELDVFRAVGLGYGRLLRVPYIITLILMAVNVALVFYIQPVSRYYYEQLEYELRSGALGASIKVGEFTTLADRMALRIEESEDDGRRLKGIFARVANSKGQVLSISAREGAFLATSDSPDTIILRLTDGTIVQDTGGTDETPRVLTFTRHDLPIDLPAIEEFRARGDAEREYILPELLRIGWSDNTTEEKRDASQASFNFRLVEVVMMLLMPLLAVALAIPPKRSTSALGVFVSVVMVVAYHKVNQYGEDIAALGRVDPIIALWGPFFLFAALILWMYYRVAFVPGGQAIGALETWFAKLSKKIRALFRPRRREARVAPAE, encoded by the coding sequence TTGTTCAAGTTTCTCCCAGCGATCGACCGGTACATCCTGCGGCTCGTCATCCTGCCGATGACCGCCGTATTCGCGATTGCCGCCTCGCTGCTGCTGCTCGACAAGATGCTGCGCCTGTTCGATTTCGTGGCCGTAGAAGGCGGACCGATCGGCGTCGTGTTCAAGATGCTCGGTGCGCTGATCCCGGAATATGCGAGCCTCGCCATCCCGCTCGGCTTGCTGCTCGGCATCCTGCTCGCCTTCCGCAAGCTCGCTACCACCAGCGAACTCGACGTGTTTCGCGCGGTCGGCCTCGGATACGGGCGGCTGCTGCGCGTGCCCTACATCATCACCCTCATCCTCATGGCGGTGAATGTCGCGCTGGTGTTCTACATCCAGCCGGTCAGCCGCTACTATTACGAGCAGCTGGAATACGAGCTGCGCTCCGGTGCGCTCGGCGCGTCGATCAAGGTCGGCGAATTCACCACGCTGGCCGACCGCATGGCGCTGCGTATCGAGGAGAGCGAGGACGATGGCCGCCGCCTCAAGGGCATTTTCGCGCGCGTTGCCAATTCCAAGGGACAGGTCCTGTCGATCTCGGCCCGCGAAGGGGCTTTCCTCGCGACGAGCGACAGCCCGGACACGATCATCCTGCGCCTGACCGACGGAACCATCGTGCAAGACACCGGAGGCACGGACGAGACGCCGCGTGTCCTCACCTTCACCCGCCACGACCTGCCGATCGACCTTCCGGCGATCGAGGAATTCCGCGCGCGCGGCGATGCCGAGCGCGAATACATCCTGCCCGAGCTCTTGCGCATCGGCTGGTCGGACAACACGACCGAAGAGAAGCGCGACGCGAGCCAGGCGAGTTTCAACTTCCGCCTCGTCGAAGTGGTGATGATGCTGCTGATGCCGCTCCTGGCAGTTGCCCTAGCCATACCGCCCAAGCGATCTACCAGCGCACTCGGCGTGTTCGTCTCGGTCGTGATGGTCGTCGCCTATCACAAGGTGAACCAGTACGGGGAGGACATCGCCGCGCTCGGCAGGGTCGATCCGATCATTGCCCTGTGGGGGCCGTTCTTCCTCTTCGCCGCGCTGATCCTGTGGATGTACTACCGGGTCGCGTTCGTGCCCGGCGGGCAGGCGATCGGCGCGCTCGAGACGTGGTTCGCCAAGCTATCGAAGAAGATCCGCGCACTGTTCCGCCCAAGGCGGCGCGAGGCAAGGGTGGCTCCGGCTGAATAG
- a CDS encoding alpha/beta hydrolase has product MSDKQDPFGTFFDLQGEAMREMFAQFTPGLAAAAPGSEAAQWAATAQQLQGMWMQFLSEKASQQGSANPLDPMQWMTMTQGWAPKTAAAPQAFQKLMQESMDLWQGVFGTMLGQASGEAKEAPELPRKDRRFSDPAWQEHPAYALLHQTYLMLADYFMHAAKEVEGVPEDKRAQLKFATQALLEAMSPDNFLATNPVVLKRTIETGGQNLVKGMQHLINDLKRGQLTHTDADAFTLGENLAATPGKVVHETPIYQLIQYSPSTEEVLEVPLVIFPPWINRFYILDLTPKKSFIKWAVDQGITVFVVSWKSADESMRDVVWDDYIRAQIDAIDHVRERLDVPSVHTIGYCVAGTTLAATLAILARRDEAEKVKSATFFTAQVDFERAGELLNFIDNKQLEMIGKLSPDGYLDGRYLAATFNALRGKDLIWNYVVNNYMLGEDYPAFDLLHWNGDVTNLPAKWHGAYLRDLYRDNKLVQSDALSADGTPIDLTRVETPTYVQAGKEDHIAPAESVWRITDHFKGDVTFLLAGSGHIAGVVNPPSANKYQYWTGDSDASSLGEFVEGATEHPGSWWPHWLEWLHKQDDAKVQAKGKRKPGGKGDTVIEDAPGRYVKTR; this is encoded by the coding sequence ATGAGTGACAAGCAGGACCCGTTCGGCACTTTCTTCGACCTTCAGGGCGAGGCGATGCGGGAAATGTTCGCGCAGTTCACCCCCGGTCTCGCGGCGGCCGCGCCGGGTAGCGAGGCCGCGCAATGGGCCGCCACCGCGCAGCAGCTGCAGGGCATGTGGATGCAGTTCCTCAGCGAAAAGGCAAGCCAGCAGGGCAGCGCCAATCCGCTCGATCCGATGCAGTGGATGACGATGACGCAAGGCTGGGCGCCGAAGACGGCTGCCGCCCCGCAGGCGTTCCAGAAGCTGATGCAGGAAAGCATGGACCTGTGGCAGGGCGTCTTCGGGACTATGCTCGGCCAGGCGAGCGGCGAGGCGAAGGAAGCGCCCGAGCTGCCGCGCAAGGACCGCCGCTTCTCCGACCCGGCATGGCAGGAACACCCCGCCTATGCGCTGCTCCACCAGACCTACCTGATGCTCGCCGACTATTTCATGCACGCCGCCAAAGAGGTAGAGGGCGTGCCGGAAGACAAGCGCGCGCAGCTGAAGTTCGCGACGCAGGCGCTGCTCGAGGCGATGAGCCCGGACAATTTCCTCGCGACCAACCCGGTAGTGCTCAAGCGCACGATCGAAACGGGCGGGCAGAACCTCGTGAAGGGGATGCAGCACCTCATCAACGATCTGAAGCGCGGCCAGCTCACCCACACCGATGCGGACGCCTTCACGCTGGGTGAGAACCTCGCCGCGACGCCGGGCAAGGTCGTGCACGAAACGCCGATCTACCAGCTGATCCAGTACAGCCCCTCGACCGAGGAAGTGCTGGAAGTCCCGCTGGTCATCTTCCCGCCGTGGATCAACCGTTTCTACATCCTCGACCTGACGCCGAAGAAGAGCTTCATCAAATGGGCGGTCGACCAGGGTATCACGGTCTTCGTCGTCAGCTGGAAATCCGCCGACGAGAGCATGCGCGACGTCGTGTGGGACGATTATATCCGGGCCCAGATCGACGCGATCGACCATGTGCGCGAGCGGCTCGACGTTCCGTCGGTCCACACCATCGGCTATTGTGTTGCCGGGACGACGCTCGCCGCGACCCTGGCGATCCTCGCCCGGCGCGACGAGGCGGAGAAGGTCAAGTCGGCCACCTTCTTCACCGCGCAGGTCGATTTCGAGCGCGCGGGCGAACTGCTCAATTTCATCGACAACAAGCAGCTCGAGATGATCGGCAAGCTTTCGCCCGACGGCTATCTCGACGGGCGCTATCTCGCCGCCACCTTCAATGCGCTGCGCGGCAAGGACCTGATCTGGAACTACGTCGTCAACAATTACATGCTGGGCGAAGACTATCCGGCCTTCGACCTGCTGCACTGGAACGGCGACGTCACCAACCTGCCCGCCAAGTGGCACGGAGCCTATCTGCGCGACCTCTACCGCGACAACAAGCTGGTGCAGAGCGACGCCCTGTCGGCCGACGGCACGCCGATCGACCTGACACGGGTCGAGACACCGACCTATGTCCAGGCAGGCAAGGAAGACCATATCGCGCCGGCAGAAAGCGTCTGGCGGATTACCGACCACTTCAAGGGTGACGTGACCTTCCTGCTTGCAGGCTCGGGCCATATTGCCGGGGTGGTCAATCCTCCCTCTGCCAACAAGTACCAGTACTGGACCGGGGACAGCGACGCGTCCTCGCTCGGCGAATTCGTCGAAGGCGCGACAGAGCATCCGGGCAGCTGGTGGCCGCATTGGCTCGAATGGCTGCACAAGCAGGACGACGCGAAGGTCCAGGCGAAGGGCAAGCGCAAGCCCGGAGGCAAGGGTGACACGGTCATCGAGGATGCACCCGGGCGCTATGTGAAGACTCGCTAG